In a single window of the Streptomyces cinnabarinus genome:
- a CDS encoding LacI family DNA-binding transcriptional regulator: protein MIRRLPTLEDVAREAGVSRATVSRVINGVRNVDPDIQSAVRDAVARTGYSPNRAARSLVTRRAETIALVVSGAGEPEGEKGSFAARMLADPFFGRVAGGVIDFLRPRSMHPVLMFADSEATRAEVVAYLRQGSADGALVVSTHAEDPLPELLAEAALPCVLFARPARPVPVSYVDLAHADGGRLAAEHLLARGCRRLATVTGPLDVPAGQDRLAGFRDALARRGHPYIPIAEGGFTYDSGAAAMARLLAEHPQIDGVFVANDLMAQGACEVLREGGRRVPEDVAVVGFDDSSAALACRPTLTTVRQPMEEMAGTMAQLLQEHIEGARTEPTSVIFEPELVVRASA, encoded by the coding sequence ATGATCAGGCGGCTGCCCACCCTGGAGGACGTCGCTCGGGAGGCGGGGGTCTCGCGGGCGACCGTATCCCGGGTCATCAACGGGGTGCGGAACGTCGATCCCGACATCCAGAGCGCGGTGCGCGACGCGGTCGCGCGTACCGGGTACTCACCGAACAGGGCCGCGCGTTCCCTGGTCACCCGGCGGGCCGAGACCATCGCACTCGTCGTCTCCGGCGCGGGCGAACCCGAGGGCGAGAAGGGTTCGTTCGCCGCCCGGATGCTCGCGGACCCCTTCTTCGGCCGGGTCGCCGGAGGAGTGATCGACTTTCTGCGCCCCCGCTCGATGCACCCGGTGCTGATGTTCGCGGACTCCGAGGCGACCCGCGCCGAAGTGGTGGCCTATCTGCGACAGGGCAGCGCGGACGGCGCGCTGGTCGTCTCCACGCACGCGGAGGACCCGCTCCCGGAGCTGCTCGCCGAAGCGGCCCTGCCCTGCGTGCTGTTCGCGCGCCCGGCCCGCCCCGTCCCGGTCAGCTACGTGGACCTGGCCCACGCCGATGGCGGCCGACTGGCCGCGGAACATCTGCTGGCCCGGGGCTGCCGGCGGCTGGCGACGGTCACCGGGCCGCTGGACGTACCCGCCGGGCAGGACCGGCTCGCCGGGTTCCGGGACGCACTGGCGCGGCGCGGTCACCCGTACATCCCGATCGCCGAGGGCGGCTTCACCTACGACAGCGGCGCCGCGGCGATGGCGCGACTGCTGGCCGAACACCCGCAGATCGACGGGGTGTTCGTCGCCAACGACCTGATGGCGCAGGGTGCCTGCGAGGTGCTGCGGGAGGGCGGCAGGCGAGTGCCGGAGGACGTGGCCGTGGTCGGGTTCGACGACTCCAGCGCGGCTCTTGCCTGCCGGCCGACGCTGACCACCGTCCGCCAGCCGATGGAGGAGATGGCGGGCACGATGGCGCAGTTGCTCCAGGAGCACATCGAAGGAGCCCGCA